A single genomic interval of Halorubrum aethiopicum harbors:
- a CDS encoding DEAD/DEAH box helicase — translation MISEPHVVSHSMKYFDSNSDRSRVDDDVEPLVHGILENTQIFGPDTEDPPRVTSALKYVQEPQKRRRPGEYDGDDEFIENIIDIFGFEPLNFQQTSWDIVRDLNERRRGGDSQGAIFSAPTGFGKTEAFLGPLYQLLQNDDLDRVALVYPSKALLQDQLGRVLEHLHTIKTTTDEQLSVGVWSGDTAYKPEDVSTEDALFEGAGQRKRFRLANCWCGDHQAPHAFQYEGGGSHYDLVCEHDEAHRFSDREVVLNREDIRRSDGPDIVLTTLESLELFGLKPNYSLIDEIDAIVFDEVHLYTGIRGAHAANIIENIEEITDHSTLWLGASATVDDAEQFAAKIFPIPDGRIRAVSPPDEDFATDHDDKEHYFFLKATEDGPGVSSMFIQQILLLGHAMLQQKGEPRGKVLSFIDSISQVNQKRSQLEDADQQRDLWRYHTDIDEPGDWREVANGMDREFIDGPLNFSSVFSDVGFDVSVVQSDVLLSTNFLEVGIDVGDISIVTQYRTPWNLSSFVQRVGRAARESGTDSFIFVFLSDLTSDANMFYRADRFLGSEIRTPLKSDNEVIDWIHQRYREFYEVSSRVRDRHHYSTSQEKTEFHKEYLVGELGWESYHNLISDPQMVLSRELGMTDSFSPLTGQEPITHVLAKIETREAEIQRKLGDLGLDGDSSTGNTAREMVEGVREDILSYVQERVVLVEQCREYDGPLVEESVLDRLEEVLVQSRDTIADTNPDPMAELDRFRDVLPLLYDSKASVLRIKNAYDRDEIDLPRLNYDVGDLEDAVERVADAVDDGRAGALVRERKRIYYLKQSLEELYDYQSIQSNFLSLYYVKHLLRGAYYYDRFLQVNNDSLGGEVWYVPENYFDDAGQYFTVFHGKNDTEGSDQSIDTLVHSYTPFRSEYKQEAGRLQAFVPETVVEDDTVRFVFEDVPGERRDGLIIPDSIRLDEVTDLSGSKALNIVRYCPQCLQILDQDSCLRHNDSAYGKIHASPDVETDVVLGGDAESREISTLSDVSGEIRLSGASLEITPAMYARSADEYIFTGGDRIERSIETPEQTLGFELDTRGITFDVSGYLERIDDPDVISRVDRYKNNSEVGLREIGVHTAAHFFTQLVADVAGVTPGSLFYGVDSEEEVVYVFERSQGGQGLVDMVFEDFQEDPGTTLESATRITYDPQVICERLWADKDFIDKISTSDIGRAKIEEIVRASDEVPVFEHVVEQVVEEVQSSIDRARQLVREENISVRRACIVKHVVASARIDGDDTYPEGEVSKHLTDFDNHERVKALFFSPNIDGCVENLQLSECISGHDQSDTLSYVLLEELREELIERIEHKNLSDELFDREVLPGGEYDGTSIFLTL, via the coding sequence TTGATATCCGAACCACACGTGGTATCTCACTCGATGAAATATTTTGATTCGAATTCGGATCGATCGCGCGTCGACGATGATGTAGAACCCCTCGTTCACGGGATTCTCGAAAATACGCAAATCTTCGGTCCAGATACAGAGGACCCTCCACGGGTCACCTCCGCGCTCAAATACGTTCAGGAGCCGCAGAAGCGCCGAAGACCGGGAGAATACGACGGCGACGACGAGTTTATCGAGAACATTATCGATATTTTTGGATTTGAGCCTCTGAACTTCCAACAGACGAGCTGGGACATCGTCCGCGACCTCAACGAACGACGACGGGGAGGGGATTCTCAAGGCGCAATATTCTCCGCACCAACCGGATTCGGAAAAACGGAAGCGTTCCTCGGTCCGCTGTATCAGTTATTACAGAATGACGATCTCGATCGGGTAGCTCTGGTATACCCCAGTAAAGCGTTATTACAGGACCAATTAGGCCGTGTCCTCGAACACCTTCACACGATCAAAACTACTACCGATGAGCAGCTGTCGGTCGGCGTTTGGTCGGGAGATACAGCGTACAAGCCCGAGGACGTTTCCACGGAAGATGCACTGTTCGAAGGAGCCGGTCAGCGAAAGCGATTCAGACTTGCCAACTGTTGGTGCGGTGATCACCAAGCTCCGCACGCATTTCAGTATGAAGGGGGCGGCAGCCACTACGACCTCGTCTGCGAACACGACGAAGCGCACCGATTTAGCGATCGAGAAGTTGTCCTGAACAGAGAGGATATCAGACGAAGCGATGGACCAGATATCGTCCTTACGACACTCGAATCGCTAGAGCTGTTCGGATTGAAACCGAACTACAGCCTCATTGATGAAATCGATGCCATTGTCTTCGACGAAGTACACCTTTATACCGGGATTCGTGGCGCACACGCGGCGAACATCATCGAGAACATCGAGGAGATTACGGATCACTCAACGCTCTGGCTTGGAGCGAGTGCGACGGTCGACGATGCCGAGCAGTTCGCAGCCAAGATTTTCCCGATTCCGGACGGTCGGATTAGGGCTGTTTCTCCACCCGATGAAGACTTTGCTACCGACCACGACGATAAGGAGCATTACTTCTTCCTGAAGGCAACGGAAGACGGGCCCGGTGTCTCGTCTATGTTCATCCAACAGATCCTGCTTCTTGGTCACGCAATGCTCCAACAGAAGGGTGAACCACGCGGAAAGGTCCTCTCGTTCATCGATAGTATCAGTCAGGTCAATCAGAAGCGCTCGCAGCTAGAAGACGCGGACCAACAACGCGACTTATGGCGATACCACACCGACATCGATGAACCAGGAGACTGGCGCGAAGTTGCTAACGGGATGGACCGAGAATTTATCGATGGACCTCTGAATTTCTCGTCCGTCTTTTCCGACGTTGGGTTCGATGTCTCAGTCGTACAAAGCGACGTACTCCTGTCGACGAACTTCCTTGAGGTCGGTATCGATGTCGGGGATATTTCGATCGTTACGCAGTACCGGACGCCGTGGAATCTCTCATCCTTCGTTCAGCGCGTCGGGCGTGCTGCCCGTGAGTCGGGAACGGACTCGTTCATCTTCGTCTTCCTATCGGATCTCACGAGCGACGCGAATATGTTTTACCGAGCTGATCGGTTCCTCGGCTCCGAGATTAGGACACCACTGAAGTCTGACAATGAGGTGATTGATTGGATTCACCAGCGATACCGTGAGTTCTACGAGGTCTCATCACGCGTCCGTGACCGCCACCACTACTCCACGAGCCAAGAAAAGACGGAGTTCCACAAGGAGTATCTGGTCGGTGAACTCGGTTGGGAATCATATCATAACCTGATTTCCGATCCTCAGATGGTGCTGTCCCGTGAGCTTGGGATGACCGATTCGTTCTCACCCCTGACTGGGCAGGAGCCAATTACACACGTATTGGCTAAAATCGAGACCAGAGAGGCAGAAATACAGCGAAAACTGGGCGATCTCGGACTTGACGGTGACTCCTCTACCGGAAATACGGCGAGAGAGATGGTTGAAGGCGTCCGTGAGGACATACTGTCATACGTCCAAGAGCGAGTGGTCCTCGTGGAACAGTGTCGAGAATATGATGGCCCACTTGTTGAGGAGTCAGTCCTCGACAGGTTGGAAGAAGTCCTCGTGCAGTCTAGAGACACCATCGCGGACACGAATCCGGACCCGATGGCAGAGCTAGATCGCTTCCGTGATGTACTTCCTCTACTCTACGACTCTAAGGCAAGTGTCCTCAGAATAAAGAACGCCTACGATCGTGACGAGATCGACCTTCCACGACTCAATTACGATGTTGGCGACCTTGAGGACGCAGTCGAACGTGTTGCGGACGCGGTCGACGACGGAAGAGCGGGCGCGCTTGTCCGTGAGAGAAAACGGATTTACTACCTCAAACAATCACTAGAGGAGCTCTACGACTACCAGTCGATCCAATCCAATTTCCTCAGTCTCTACTATGTCAAGCATCTCCTCCGCGGTGCGTACTACTACGATCGTTTTCTACAGGTTAACAATGATTCTCTCGGCGGGGAGGTATGGTACGTTCCCGAAAACTACTTCGATGACGCGGGGCAGTATTTCACCGTATTCCATGGAAAGAACGATACCGAGGGGAGCGACCAGTCAATTGATACGTTAGTACATTCGTATACCCCCTTCAGAAGTGAATATAAACAAGAAGCCGGCCGTCTGCAAGCCTTCGTCCCCGAAACAGTAGTTGAAGACGATACAGTCCGGTTCGTTTTCGAAGACGTACCTGGTGAACGACGGGACGGCCTCATCATTCCCGACTCGATCAGACTCGACGAAGTCACTGATCTGAGCGGATCGAAGGCACTGAACATCGTCAGATACTGTCCGCAGTGTCTTCAGATTCTCGACCAGGATAGCTGCTTGCGCCATAACGACTCGGCCTACGGTAAGATCCATGCCAGCCCCGATGTCGAAACGGACGTTGTCCTCGGCGGTGATGCTGAATCGCGGGAGATTTCGACTCTCTCAGACGTTTCAGGCGAGATCAGACTCAGCGGTGCGTCCTTAGAGATTACGCCGGCGATGTATGCTCGCTCGGCGGACGAATACATCTTCACGGGCGGTGATCGAATAGAACGCTCCATCGAGACTCCCGAACAGACACTCGGATTCGAACTAGACACGCGAGGTATTACGTTCGACGTGTCGGGTTACCTCGAACGTATTGACGACCCGGATGTCATCTCACGAGTCGATAGATACAAGAATAACTCTGAGGTCGGACTACGAGAGATTGGTGTACACACGGCCGCCCACTTTTTCACCCAATTAGTTGCCGACGTGGCTGGGGTAACTCCGGGGTCGTTGTTTTATGGCGTAGACTCCGAGGAGGAGGTTGTCTACGTCTTCGAGCGGTCGCAGGGCGGACAGGGACTCGTGGATATGGTCTTCGAGGACTTCCAAGAGGACCCGGGAACTACACTTGAATCAGCGACTCGGATCACGTACGATCCGCAAGTGATCTGCGAACGACTCTGGGCAGACAAAGATTTCATCGACAAGATCTCTACTTCCGATATCGGCCGGGCGAAAATCGAGGAAATCGTCCGTGCATCGGACGAGGTGCCAGTGTTTGAACACGTCGTCGAGCAAGTCGTAGAAGAAGTACAGTCGTCCATCGATCGAGCACGTCAGCTCGTTCGTGAGGAAAACATATCCGTACGACGTGCGTGTATTGTGAAACACGTGGTCGCATCAGCTCGGATAGATGGCGATGACACGTATCCCGAGGGAGAGGTGAGCAAGCACCTTACAGACTTCGACAATCACGAGCGGGTGAAGGCACTCTTCTTTTCGCCAAATATTGACGGCTGCGTTGAGAATCTCCAACTGTCGGAATGTATCTCGGGCCACGACCAGTCGGACACACTTAGTTACGTCCTTTTAGAGGAACTCCGTGAAGAGCTGATTGAGCGGATTGAGCATAAGAATCTTAGTGATGAGCTATTTGACCGTGAAGTCCTACCGGGAGGTGAGTACGATGGGACGAGCATTTTCCTTACCCTCTAG
- a CDS encoding 6-pyruvoyl trahydropterin synthase family protein — MARGISRGESEVDVLQETGQRTLQIGANNPIRISSGHRILHHDGRCSRPHGHNYEIAVEVTGELTEEGWVVDKGDVTDVIDAWDHRFLVEAGDPLVEAFEASGDGDALVVLDHPPTAEVMSVLLEQRMLDAFPDTVSDVSVSVSETGELCATY, encoded by the coding sequence ATGGCCCGAGGTATATCAAGAGGAGAATCCGAAGTAGATGTGCTTCAGGAAACAGGCCAACGAACACTCCAAATCGGAGCGAACAACCCCATCCGAATTAGCTCGGGCCATCGAATTCTGCATCACGACGGGAGGTGTTCGCGGCCACACGGTCACAACTACGAGATCGCTGTCGAAGTGACTGGTGAACTCACCGAAGAGGGCTGGGTCGTCGATAAAGGGGATGTCACGGACGTCATTGACGCGTGGGATCACCGGTTCCTCGTTGAAGCGGGTGACCCGCTTGTCGAGGCGTTTGAGGCGTCCGGCGACGGCGACGCGCTCGTCGTGTTGGACCACCCGCCGACGGCAGAGGTGATGAGCGTCTTGCTTGAACAACGGATGCTCGACGCGTTCCCAGACACCGTCTCGGACGTGTCGGTGTCGGTGAGCGAAACCGGCGAGCTCTGTGCAACCTACTGA
- a CDS encoding DEAD/DEAH box helicase — protein MTKLNDVDGVEGAQSFVSDQTIERKGPFVEFVDAPAFHSQTAAEFLDGLDYHDDIVDAIRREVFGGDPDGQLYQHQAETIKAIETEPGDNVLAVPTASGKTESFFLPILNTCLSVDNPGLKAAILYPMKTLGSDQFNRFITYLDHINRDRAPEDRITIGIWDSDTPARVGARDFEMEEGTYVRGLIDPRNPDEKLRILSDSAVGTADNSYSWIKVTRDSIRQGVDILLTNPEALDYMFVNDKAETRNILGDQPGQQPLEHIVFDEAHVWSGIQGAAISMLSRRLKEFYAENDPQVTMVSATVDNPTELAASLTGSDEDSINSVEFTGRKFRPQTTPDFGRLPGSSLDEIVAALAVARIGVADPDRFIAEHGLQSAVESLREVGLLAQDSIEPSSSAPGWAFQPLYDTAAEYTETNDIADVGETVRTEEGRDALVEAAIESGGFASGWLEFVLEELPEVAAFTEWFDRDTTGEVGFRSYEGLVAEVEREGVSDPEGVLDTIMAFGRLAGIVTEKYHVFLKPPHRVHWCRECGALSRDNRCRKCGAAPIPEVQFCRKGTCHEPYVAVDNKEEEKTFAPIRGDGTGGCPGCGGSPRLTDIGVPTSSLLSYMLSEVCRVAPSNKTLVFSDSHSAAESVGEEIIGTEYGLMAQTIYLQELLEAGGEADQYELFKSVADTLREEYWEPLVQENLDEDAEAYNFLVPLREDIEAHAYLSNCEALLDSALVTADAVMGFDDPTDLTIAYALYKRFVLGDASFQYAGVKIDGLSREKILDRLDSDLETSRARIDNVLNDVLSRFLESGIVSIASHESLKRGVDRANITDDEKRAKVGNYFDEARDSLEQSGLVEPPVESGVFTRNVREDESNLVLIPDAAFCTECYASFPTTESGDALDTCLECGNPIETYSRFSRTNEAKFVVNPGYADVESGWDYAIDHWAHDVTEPIQGGEEPEFVTVGIHKGNISPAIRGAIEEGFRKDPPEVNVVSSTPTMELGVDIGSLDTVAQVGVPPTLTNYVQRSGRTGRTRGSSSLVMTVIRGQHPVDGHYYANLDSYLGEFEPVRIPDPEDFDEVLAGHVVTEVFAYLARNPHEDQVFELTYRLSEPELENLEKFVTSVEDKLQILQEFIQEEMDDVLREYLSGIFGQRGVEVYEEVFFGDGPLSLSRRVDQTFSRLRGMSTGAATNRELTRNTSRLDQWLSKLGYLANYRSFGQNFPVQFSGQREEISFEGSGRLYDMYPGEENDLGGMVSLHGTEYIVDDVRGTQKPLTDVAVCDNDECDRRFRSFDPDETICPHCDSDLTTTQIHGISSVECSVAKGGQRSYRTFAQMSTYVRSTDAERDRQETKLFGLDCDIEYGQFELTDFVYAFERGHSMSPSTEILRSQALIEKEDGGGSTDGLSWRERLEKSQEETYRPVGQQHHTQGLRLEFERDAIAERFERVTHPTASWPQLLISLEQALDRAIPVVVKCDRSDYRVKASITEDAVEIYIVDGRQGGNGIGWHVYESLEEVADNVIDVGDCDRCVDYCDECLLLSRTPSHYLENDLLDHRTLTAVVDGGEQ, from the coding sequence ATGACCAAGCTCAACGATGTCGATGGAGTGGAGGGGGCTCAGTCGTTTGTTTCTGATCAGACAATCGAGCGTAAGGGTCCTTTTGTCGAATTCGTCGACGCACCCGCGTTCCACAGTCAGACCGCTGCCGAGTTTCTCGACGGTCTTGATTACCACGACGACATTGTAGATGCTATTCGGCGAGAAGTGTTCGGCGGCGATCCTGACGGTCAGCTCTACCAACACCAAGCGGAGACGATCAAAGCGATAGAAACTGAGCCCGGTGACAATGTTCTCGCGGTCCCGACCGCATCCGGAAAGACCGAATCGTTCTTCCTTCCGATCCTCAATACCTGTCTTTCCGTCGACAATCCCGGACTGAAGGCGGCAATTCTCTATCCCATGAAGACCTTGGGATCCGATCAGTTCAACCGTTTTATCACATACCTCGATCACATCAATCGGGATCGCGCCCCGGAAGATCGAATCACAATCGGCATCTGGGACTCCGATACGCCGGCTCGTGTCGGGGCTCGGGACTTCGAGATGGAGGAGGGGACGTACGTACGCGGATTAATAGACCCACGAAATCCGGACGAGAAACTGCGGATACTGAGCGATTCCGCGGTTGGAACGGCAGATAACTCCTACTCGTGGATTAAGGTAACTCGTGATTCGATCCGACAGGGGGTGGATATCCTCCTCACGAACCCGGAAGCATTGGATTACATGTTCGTCAACGATAAGGCGGAGACAAGAAACATTCTCGGAGACCAGCCAGGTCAACAGCCGCTAGAGCATATCGTTTTTGACGAAGCCCACGTGTGGAGCGGAATTCAAGGGGCAGCGATTTCAATGCTCTCGCGGCGTCTAAAAGAGTTCTATGCGGAAAACGATCCGCAAGTTACGATGGTGTCCGCGACAGTAGACAACCCCACGGAACTCGCCGCCTCGCTCACCGGTAGCGATGAGGATTCAATCAACAGCGTTGAGTTCACCGGCCGAAAGTTTCGCCCTCAAACTACTCCCGATTTCGGCCGACTCCCGGGGAGCAGTCTCGACGAGATCGTGGCTGCGCTCGCAGTCGCCCGAATCGGTGTAGCCGACCCAGATAGATTTATCGCCGAGCATGGTCTACAGAGCGCGGTTGAATCCCTCAGAGAGGTCGGGTTACTGGCCCAGGACTCTATCGAACCTTCATCCTCAGCCCCAGGGTGGGCGTTCCAACCACTTTACGACACAGCAGCCGAATATACTGAAACCAACGATATAGCAGATGTTGGCGAAACCGTGCGAACGGAGGAAGGTAGAGACGCTCTCGTTGAGGCCGCCATCGAGTCCGGTGGATTTGCGAGTGGATGGCTTGAGTTTGTGCTTGAAGAACTCCCCGAAGTGGCAGCTTTCACCGAGTGGTTCGACCGGGATACAACGGGTGAGGTAGGATTCCGATCCTACGAGGGCCTTGTCGCAGAGGTGGAGCGCGAAGGGGTTTCAGACCCGGAAGGCGTTCTCGATACGATTATGGCCTTCGGTCGACTCGCAGGAATTGTAACTGAGAAATACCACGTATTCCTCAAGCCACCACACCGGGTCCACTGGTGCCGTGAGTGCGGGGCGCTCTCAAGGGACAACCGGTGTCGTAAATGCGGTGCCGCACCAATCCCCGAGGTACAGTTCTGTCGTAAAGGTACATGTCACGAACCGTACGTCGCGGTCGACAATAAGGAAGAAGAGAAAACGTTCGCACCGATACGTGGTGATGGTACTGGTGGTTGCCCAGGATGCGGAGGATCGCCCCGGTTAACTGACATCGGCGTTCCCACATCTTCGCTTCTCTCATATATGTTATCGGAGGTATGCCGTGTTGCACCGTCGAATAAGACGCTCGTCTTCTCGGACTCGCACAGCGCTGCTGAGAGCGTGGGCGAAGAAATCATTGGAACCGAGTATGGACTGATGGCACAGACGATTTACCTCCAAGAGTTACTAGAGGCTGGTGGTGAAGCCGACCAGTACGAGCTTTTCAAATCGGTTGCTGATACCCTCCGCGAGGAGTACTGGGAGCCGCTAGTTCAGGAGAATCTCGACGAGGACGCGGAAGCTTACAACTTCCTCGTCCCGTTGAGGGAGGATATCGAAGCTCACGCATATCTCTCCAACTGCGAGGCGCTACTCGATAGCGCGCTTGTGACCGCTGACGCCGTCATGGGTTTCGATGATCCAACGGACCTCACAATCGCATATGCACTCTACAAGCGGTTCGTGCTCGGCGACGCCTCGTTCCAATACGCCGGCGTAAAGATCGACGGGTTGTCTCGGGAGAAGATTCTCGACCGACTCGACAGCGATCTCGAAACCAGCCGTGCCCGGATCGATAACGTCCTCAACGACGTCCTAAGTCGGTTTCTTGAGAGTGGAATCGTCTCCATCGCCAGTCACGAATCCCTCAAGCGCGGAGTCGATCGAGCCAATATTACTGATGACGAGAAGCGTGCCAAAGTGGGGAACTACTTCGATGAGGCAAGGGATTCCCTCGAACAAAGCGGGTTGGTCGAACCGCCGGTAGAGAGCGGAGTGTTCACTCGGAACGTTCGAGAGGACGAGTCGAATCTTGTTTTAATTCCCGATGCAGCGTTCTGTACGGAGTGTTACGCGTCGTTCCCCACTACGGAATCGGGTGACGCCCTCGATACCTGTTTGGAGTGTGGAAACCCGATAGAGACGTATTCTCGGTTCTCCCGAACAAATGAGGCAAAATTCGTTGTGAACCCCGGATACGCCGATGTCGAGTCCGGATGGGACTACGCTATTGACCATTGGGCCCACGACGTGACCGAACCGATTCAGGGGGGAGAGGAACCAGAGTTCGTCACGGTCGGCATACATAAAGGGAACATCTCGCCAGCAATCCGTGGTGCTATCGAAGAAGGATTCCGCAAGGATCCACCGGAGGTGAACGTAGTCAGTTCAACGCCGACGATGGAGCTCGGGGTCGATATTGGGAGCCTCGATACGGTCGCGCAAGTCGGCGTTCCACCGACGCTCACGAACTACGTCCAACGATCCGGACGAACTGGTCGGACCCGAGGTAGTTCGTCACTCGTGATGACGGTGATCCGTGGACAACACCCAGTCGACGGCCACTACTACGCCAATTTGGATAGTTATCTCGGAGAATTTGAACCCGTCCGGATTCCTGATCCGGAGGATTTCGACGAGGTACTCGCGGGACACGTCGTTACAGAGGTATTCGCATACCTTGCTCGAAATCCGCACGAAGACCAAGTGTTTGAGTTGACCTATCGGCTCTCGGAGCCGGAGCTTGAGAATTTAGAGAAATTTGTCACCTCCGTTGAAGACAAACTACAGATCCTCCAAGAGTTCATTCAAGAGGAGATGGACGATGTCCTACGAGAATATCTCTCCGGTATTTTTGGCCAACGTGGAGTCGAGGTGTACGAAGAGGTTTTCTTCGGTGACGGCCCGCTCTCCCTATCACGGCGTGTTGACCAGACGTTTTCGCGGCTCCGCGGGATGTCCACAGGCGCGGCGACGAACCGAGAACTCACACGCAACACGTCACGTCTCGATCAGTGGCTGAGTAAGCTCGGGTATCTCGCCAACTACCGAAGTTTCGGTCAGAACTTCCCCGTTCAATTCAGCGGTCAACGGGAAGAAATCTCCTTCGAAGGGAGCGGTCGACTGTACGATATGTATCCCGGAGAAGAGAACGATCTCGGGGGAATGGTGTCGCTACACGGAACAGAATACATCGTCGATGACGTCCGGGGAACACAGAAACCGCTCACTGACGTCGCCGTCTGTGACAACGACGAGTGTGATCGACGGTTCCGGAGCTTCGATCCCGATGAGACTATCTGTCCACATTGCGACTCCGACCTCACAACCACACAAATCCACGGCATCTCGTCAGTCGAGTGCTCGGTAGCCAAGGGAGGACAGCGTTCCTATCGGACGTTCGCACAGATGTCGACGTACGTTCGTTCAACAGACGCAGAGCGCGACCGTCAGGAGACGAAACTATTTGGTTTAGATTGCGATATCGAATACGGACAATTCGAGCTGACGGACTTCGTTTATGCTTTCGAGCGCGGTCATTCGATGAGCCCTTCGACCGAGATACTGCGATCCCAGGCGTTGATCGAGAAAGAGGACGGTGGCGGCTCCACTGATGGACTCTCGTGGCGCGAGCGGCTCGAAAAGTCACAGGAAGAGACGTACCGTCCGGTGGGGCAACAACATCACACGCAGGGACTGCGCCTCGAGTTTGAGCGCGATGCGATCGCCGAGCGGTTCGAACGGGTGACCCATCCCACGGCCTCATGGCCACAGCTGTTGATCAGCCTCGAACAAGCACTTGATCGGGCTATTCCGGTTGTCGTCAAGTGTGACCGGTCCGACTATCGAGTCAAGGCGTCGATTACCGAAGACGCAGTTGAAATATACATCGTGGACGGTCGCCAGGGTGGCAACGGTATCGGCTGGCACGTTTATGAGAGCCTTGAGGAAGTCGCAGACAACGTCATCGATGTCGGTGATTGTGACCGATGCGTCGACTACTGTGACGAGTGTCTGTTGCTCTCGCGGACGCCGAGCCACTATCTCGAAAATGATCTGCTTGATCACCGGACACTCACTGCCGTCGTCGATGGAGGTGAGCAGTGA
- a CDS encoding queuosine precursor transporter: METEDTRAIFTAVFAGSIVLANVLAAKLTWIELPGLGGVAVPAGFVAFGVAYLASDLLVEYHGKEYAATVVNGTVVTLVIAYALVFLAIWMPSAPFYGGQEAFVSTLGGSASIILASVVALAAAQHLDVRLFANLKSRTAGRHRWLRNCGSTAISQGVDTVVFITLGFAIFPALGLGGNPTWGWALVSIIAGQYIVKLLVALIDTLPFYAVTELVERPA; encoded by the coding sequence ATGGAGACCGAGGATACTCGCGCAATCTTTACTGCTGTGTTCGCCGGCTCAATTGTCCTCGCAAACGTCCTCGCAGCGAAACTCACGTGGATCGAACTCCCCGGACTTGGCGGCGTCGCCGTCCCCGCCGGATTCGTTGCGTTCGGCGTCGCGTACCTCGCTTCAGACCTACTCGTTGAGTACCACGGGAAAGAGTACGCTGCGACCGTGGTCAACGGAACCGTCGTCACGCTCGTCATCGCGTATGCCCTCGTGTTCCTCGCCATTTGGATGCCGTCTGCCCCGTTCTACGGTGGGCAGGAAGCGTTCGTGTCGACGCTTGGCGGCTCCGCATCGATCATCCTTGCTTCCGTCGTCGCACTCGCAGCCGCCCAACACCTCGACGTCCGACTCTTCGCCAATCTCAAAAGCCGCACTGCTGGCCGTCACCGATGGCTCCGAAACTGCGGATCCACTGCAATTAGTCAAGGCGTAGACACCGTCGTGTTCATCACGCTCGGCTTCGCCATCTTCCCCGCACTCGGCCTTGGTGGGAACCCAACGTGGGGCTGGGCGCTCGTATCGATCATTGCCGGACAGTACATCGTGAAACTCCTTGTCGCGCTGATCGACACGCTCCCGTTCTACGCCGTCACAGAACTCGTGGAACGACCGGCTTAA
- a CDS encoding phospholipase D-like domain-containing protein has product MGRAFSLPSSGLRYLLGHALTYGEYVVICSPWLSDVDVHLPLTEDVNERRMKLTAAIRALNTQIDVYVRPDESSNNYALSRLTDIENVNVHQISDLHAKAIVTEKYVYVGSANITRGGLLTNLELCEVLENDYGSVEAYLTEELEINPIWEN; this is encoded by the coding sequence ATGGGACGAGCATTTTCCTTACCCTCTAGCGGCCTCCGATATCTGCTCGGCCACGCACTCACATACGGTGAGTATGTCGTGATCTGTTCACCGTGGTTAAGCGATGTCGACGTACATCTCCCACTCACGGAGGATGTCAACGAACGCAGAATGAAGCTGACTGCTGCGATTAGAGCGCTGAACACCCAAATCGATGTCTACGTCCGCCCGGACGAATCGAGTAACAACTACGCACTCTCTCGACTCACCGATATTGAGAATGTCAACGTTCACCAGATAAGCGACCTACATGCGAAAGCAATAGTTACCGAGAAGTACGTCTACGTCGGGTCTGCGAATATTACCCGAGGGGGGCTACTGACCAATCTAGAGCTCTGCGAGGTTCTTGAAAACGACTACGGAAGCGTAGAGGCGTATCTCACAGAGGAGTTAGAAATTAACCCCATCTGGGAGAATTGA